In Phormidium yuhuli AB48, one genomic interval encodes:
- the sufD gene encoding Fe-S cluster assembly protein SufD, whose amino-acid sequence MSLKTITKNNVTSLAELVNLRQPVLSDGEVLNPIRDRHQARLHELALPTTRDEAWRFTDLSALTQVNFTPAPSLSLEASQIELNQLPEAPESRVVFVNGRYSDRLSQQEALPEGLYAGNLANLPPDQKAKLGDYLAKQPGQEEVFTALNSASFQDVAVIWLRRGTVVDVPLQLLFVSVPEDSAMLTQPRCLVVAEANSHLTLVEEFVSTVEGCPDSQAMAYFNNAVTEMWLEDNAELTHVRLQRDHGSAFHIGKTAVTQARDSRYACHTLNLGSQLSRQNLDVYQTGPGTQTTLNGLTLIGKAQTSDIHSTVIYDHPHGTVNQLHKCIVGDKGHAIFDGRVVVRKKAQLTDAKQLNRNLLLSPKARVNTKPQLEIVADDVKCSHGATVSQLEADEVFYLQSRGLDKTTSQNLLVDAFAAEILQEIPVESLRTAIGQCVACRTISY is encoded by the coding sequence ATGAGTTTGAAAACAATCACCAAAAACAATGTGACGTCCTTGGCTGAGTTGGTGAACCTGCGTCAGCCCGTGCTGAGTGATGGCGAGGTTCTCAACCCAATTCGCGATCGCCACCAGGCCCGCCTCCACGAATTGGCCCTCCCCACCACTCGGGATGAAGCCTGGCGCTTCACGGACTTATCGGCCCTAACTCAAGTCAACTTCACCCCAGCCCCCAGCCTCAGCCTGGAGGCCAGTCAGATTGAGTTAAACCAACTTCCCGAAGCCCCCGAGAGTCGTGTCGTCTTCGTCAATGGACGCTACAGCGATCGCCTCTCCCAACAAGAGGCCTTACCCGAGGGCCTCTATGCGGGAAACCTCGCCAACCTTCCCCCGGACCAAAAAGCTAAACTGGGAGACTACTTGGCAAAACAGCCGGGCCAGGAAGAAGTCTTCACCGCCCTAAACAGTGCCAGTTTCCAAGATGTAGCCGTCATTTGGTTGCGTCGTGGAACGGTCGTGGACGTTCCTCTGCAACTGTTGTTTGTCTCAGTTCCCGAGGACTCGGCCATGCTGACGCAGCCGCGCTGTCTGGTGGTGGCTGAGGCCAACAGTCATCTCACCCTCGTCGAGGAGTTCGTCTCCACCGTTGAAGGCTGTCCCGATTCCCAGGCCATGGCCTATTTCAACAATGCGGTGACGGAGATGTGGCTAGAGGACAATGCGGAATTAACCCATGTGCGTCTACAACGGGATCATGGGTCTGCCTTCCATATCGGCAAAACCGCCGTCACCCAAGCGCGAGATAGCCGTTACGCCTGTCATACCCTGAATTTGGGGTCGCAACTCTCTCGCCAAAATCTGGATGTCTATCAAACCGGGCCGGGAACCCAAACCACTCTCAATGGTTTAACCTTAATTGGTAAGGCCCAAACCTCCGACATCCACAGCACGGTGATTTACGACCATCCCCATGGAACCGTGAACCAACTCCATAAATGTATTGTGGGAGATAAAGGTCACGCCATCTTTGATGGTCGGGTTGTCGTCCGCAAAAAGGCCCAACTCACCGACGCCAAGCAACTCAACCGCAATCTCTTGTTGTCTCCCAAGGCCCGAGTCAACACGAAACCCCAGTTAGAGATTGTGGCGGATGATGTCAAATGCAGCCACGGCGCCACCGTCAGCCAACTTGAAGCGGACGAGGTATTTTATCTGCAAAGTCGCGGCTTAGACAAAACCACCAGCCAAAATCTCCTAGTCGATGCCTTCGCCGCCGAAATCCTGCAAGAGATTCCCGTAGAATCCCTACGAACGGCGATCGGCCAATGTGTCGCCTGTCGCACCATTAGTTATTAA
- the apcB gene encoding allophycocyanin subunit beta, protein MQDAITTLIKNYDSTGRYLDGVAIDRLKSYFETGTARVQAAALINGQAAAVVKEAGSTLFSDQPELIRPGGSAYTTRRYAACLRDMDYYLRYATYSWVAGDTDVLDERVLAGLRETYNSLNVAIGPTVIGIGILKEIVKAKVAEAGIETSFIDEPFDHMIRELGEKDI, encoded by the coding sequence ATGCAAGACGCAATTACAACGCTGATTAAAAACTACGATTCTACGGGCCGCTATCTCGATGGTGTGGCGATCGACCGTCTGAAGTCCTATTTTGAGACGGGGACGGCTCGGGTTCAAGCCGCAGCCCTGATTAATGGTCAAGCGGCGGCGGTAGTCAAAGAAGCTGGCTCGACGCTATTTAGCGACCAGCCTGAGCTGATTCGCCCCGGTGGGAGTGCTTACACGACTCGTCGCTATGCGGCGTGTCTGCGCGATATGGATTATTATCTGCGCTATGCCACCTATTCTTGGGTGGCTGGTGATACGGATGTGCTCGATGAGCGGGTGTTGGCGGGTTTGAGAGAAACCTATAATTCCCTCAATGTGGCGATTGGCCCCACCGTCATCGGTATCGGTATCTTGAAAGAGATTGTTAAGGCAAAAGTCGCCGAAGCCGGGATTGAAACCAGCTTCATCGATGAGCCGTTTGACCACATGATTCGTGAGTTGGGCGAGAAAGATATCTAA
- a CDS encoding SufS family cysteine desulfurase, translating to MTLATAQTLADRTRADFPILHQEVNGKPLVYLDNAATSQKPKAVIEALSHYYSQDNSNVHRGVHALSARATDNYEGTRDKIVRFINAQSRNEIVFTRNASEAINLVAYSWGMNHLKAGDEIILSVMEHHSNLIPWQMVAQRTGAVLKFVGLTETQEFDFEQYQSLLSEKTKLVAVVHVSNTLGCINPVKEIGELAHRQGAKVLIDACQSLPHMPIDVQDLDCDWLVGSGHKMCAPTGIGFLYGKLALLESMPPFLGGGEMIAEVELNSFTCAELPHKFEAGTPAIGEAIALGAAIDYLMDIGMEAIADYEHELCRYLYEKLATVPGLTLYGPNPQADGSGRAALASFTSADVHANDLSTLLDESGVAIRTGHHCTQPLHKLLQQTSTARASLYFYNTHAEIDTFVASLTDTINFFQSIMG from the coding sequence ATGACCCTCGCCACCGCCCAAACCCTAGCCGATCGCACCCGCGCTGACTTCCCGATTCTGCATCAGGAGGTCAATGGTAAACCTCTGGTGTATCTGGACAACGCCGCCACCTCTCAAAAGCCCAAAGCGGTGATTGAGGCCTTGTCCCACTACTACAGTCAGGATAATTCCAACGTCCACCGTGGCGTTCATGCCCTCAGTGCCCGGGCCACAGATAACTATGAAGGGACTCGGGATAAAATCGTCCGTTTTATCAATGCCCAGTCTCGCAATGAAATCGTCTTCACCCGCAATGCGAGTGAAGCGATTAACTTGGTGGCCTATTCCTGGGGTATGAATCACCTGAAGGCGGGGGATGAGATTATCCTGTCGGTGATGGAACACCACAGCAACTTGATTCCTTGGCAAATGGTGGCCCAACGGACGGGGGCGGTGTTGAAGTTTGTGGGCTTGACGGAGACTCAGGAGTTCGATTTTGAACAGTATCAGTCTCTGCTATCGGAAAAGACGAAACTGGTGGCGGTCGTTCATGTCTCCAATACCCTCGGCTGTATTAACCCGGTGAAGGAGATTGGGGAACTGGCCCATCGCCAGGGGGCTAAGGTTCTCATTGATGCCTGTCAGAGTCTGCCTCATATGCCCATCGATGTCCAGGACCTCGATTGTGACTGGCTGGTGGGTTCCGGTCATAAAATGTGTGCGCCGACGGGGATTGGTTTTCTCTATGGCAAATTGGCCCTATTGGAGTCCATGCCGCCCTTCCTGGGGGGTGGAGAGATGATTGCGGAGGTGGAACTCAACTCCTTTACCTGTGCTGAACTTCCCCATAAGTTTGAAGCCGGAACCCCGGCGATTGGGGAGGCGATCGCCCTGGGGGCAGCCATCGATTATCTCATGGACATCGGCATGGAGGCGATCGCCGACTATGAACATGAACTCTGCCGCTATCTCTACGAAAAACTCGCCACGGTCCCCGGCTTAACCCTCTACGGGCCCAACCCCCAAGCCGACGGCAGTGGACGGGCCGCCCTGGCCTCCTTCACCTCTGCCGATGTCCATGCCAACGACCTCTCAACCCTTCTCGATGAGTCAGGAGTGGCGATTCGCACCGGACATCACTGCACCCAGCCCCTGCACAAACTCCTTCAACAAACCTCAACGGCCCGGGCCAGCCTCTATTTCTACAACACTCACGCCGAGATTGACACCTTCGTTGCCAGTCTCACAGACACCATCAACTTCTTTCAGAGCATCATGGGGTAG
- the sufC gene encoding Fe-S cluster assembly ATPase SufC: protein MIVENSDVILSVKNLNATVEGTPILKDLNLEIKAGEIHAIMGPNGSGKSTFSKILAGHPDYEVTSGEVIYKGQNLLDLEADERATAGVFLAFQYPIEIPGVSNLDFLRVAYNSHRKAKGLEEVDTFDFEDLVEEKLEIVKMRAEFLNRSVNEGFSGGEKKRNEILQMALLEPTLAILDETDSGLDIDALKTVAGGVNQLAKPDNCTLMITHYQRLLDYIVPDFVHIMYDGRILTTGDKDLALKLEDQGYDWAIAEFAAVGV from the coding sequence ATGATTGTTGAAAATAGCGACGTTATTCTTTCGGTTAAAAACCTCAATGCGACCGTTGAGGGAACGCCAATCCTCAAAGACCTGAATTTGGAAATTAAGGCGGGGGAAATCCACGCCATTATGGGACCGAATGGGTCTGGGAAAAGTACCTTTTCTAAAATTCTCGCCGGACATCCCGATTACGAGGTCACCAGCGGTGAAGTGATTTATAAGGGGCAAAACCTGCTAGACCTCGAAGCCGATGAACGGGCGACGGCGGGGGTGTTCCTGGCGTTCCAATATCCCATTGAGATTCCTGGGGTCAGTAATTTGGACTTCCTGCGGGTGGCCTATAACTCCCATCGCAAAGCTAAGGGATTAGAAGAAGTCGATACCTTTGATTTTGAGGATTTGGTTGAGGAAAAACTGGAGATTGTGAAGATGCGGGCGGAGTTCTTGAACCGCAGCGTCAATGAGGGCTTCTCCGGTGGGGAGAAAAAACGCAATGAGATTTTGCAAATGGCCTTGCTGGAACCCACCTTGGCGATTCTCGATGAAACGGATTCTGGGCTGGATATTGATGCCCTGAAAACCGTTGCCGGTGGTGTGAATCAGTTGGCTAAGCCGGATAATTGCACCCTGATGATTACCCACTATCAACGGTTGCTCGATTATATTGTTCCCGATTTTGTCCATATTATGTATGATGGACGGATTTTGACCACTGGGGATAAAGATTTAGCCCTGAAACTGGAAGACCAGGGTTACGATTGGGCGATCGCCGAATTTGCAGCGGTGGGAGTGTAA